A window of the Eulemur rufifrons isolate Redbay chromosome 6, OSU_ERuf_1, whole genome shotgun sequence genome harbors these coding sequences:
- the ACTN3 gene encoding alpha-actinin-3 isoform X2 yields MLLLEVISGERLPRPDKGKMRFHKIANVNKALDFIASKGVKLVSIGAEEIVDGNLKMTLGMIWTIILRFAIQDISVEETSAKEGLLLWCQRKTAPYRNVNVQNFHTSWKDGLALCALIHRHRPDLIDYAKLRKDDPVGNLNTAFEVAEKYLDIPKMLDAEDIVNTPKPDEKAVMTYVSCFYHAFAGAEQAETAANRICKVLAVNQENEKLMEEYEKLASELLEWIRRTVPWLENRVGEPSMSAMQRKLEDFRDYRRLHKPPRVQEKCQLEINFNTLQTKLRLSHRPAFMPSEGKLVSDIANAWRGLEQVEKGYEDWLLSEIRRLQRLQHLAEKFRQKASLHEAWTRGKEDMLSQRDYESASLQEVRALLRRHEAFESDLAAHQDRVEHIAALAQELNELDYHEAALVNSRCQAICDQWDNLGTLTQKRRDALERMEKLLETIDQLQLEFARRAAPFNNWLDGAVEDLQDVWLVHSVEETQSLLTAHEQFKATLPEADRERGAIMGIQAEIQKICQTYGLRPITTSPYISLSPQDINNKWDKIRKLVPSRDQTLQEELARQQVNERLRRQFAAQANAVGPWIQAKVEEVGRLAAGLIGSLEDQMAGLRQQEQNIINYKSNIDRLEGDHQLLQESLVFDNKHTVYSMEHIRVGWEQLLTSIARTINEVENQVLTRDAKGLSQEQLNEFRASFNHFDRKRNGMMEPDDFRACLISMGYDLGEVEFARIMTMVDPNAAGVVTFQAFIDFMTRETAETDTAEQVVASFKILAGDKKYITAEELRRELPAEQAEYCIRRMVPYKGSGAPAGALDYVAFSSALYGESDL; encoded by the exons ATGCTTCTCCTGGAGGTCATTTCAG GAGAGAGGCTGCCCAGGCCAGACAAAGGCAAGATGCGCTTCCACAAAATCGCCAATGTCAACAAAGCCCTGGACTTCATTGCCAGCAAGGGGGTTAAGCTGGTGTCCATTGGTGCTGAAG AGATCGTTGACGGGAACCTGAAGATGACCCTGGGCATGATCTGGACCATCATCCTCCGCTTCGCCATCCAGGACATCTCTGTGGAGG agaCCTCGGCCAAGGAAGGCTTGCTCCTGTGGTGCCAGCGGAAGACAGCGCCATACCGCAATGTCAACGTGCAGAACTTCCACACCAG CTGGAAGGACGGCCTGGCCCTCTGTGCTCTCATCCACCGACACCGCCCCGACCTCATCGACTACGCCAAACTGCGCAAG GATGACCCTGTTGGCAACCTGAACACTGCCTTTGAGGTGGCAGAGAAATACCTGGACATCCCCAAGATGCTGGATGCAGAAG ACATCGTGAACACCCCAAAGCCAGACGAGAAGGCTGTCATGACCTACGTGTCCTGCTTCTACCATGCCTTTGCCGGGGCTGAGCAG GCAGAGACTGCTGCCAACAGGATCTGCAAGGTGCTGGCCGTGAACCAGGAAAACGAGAAGCTGATGGAGGAGTACGAGAAGCTCGCCAGCGAG cTGCTGGAGTGGATCCGCCGCACTGTCCCATGGCTGGAGAACCGTGTGGGCGAGCCCAGCATGAGTGCCATGCAGCGCAAGCTGGAGGACTTTCGGGACTACCGGCGCCTGCACAAGCCGCCCCGAGTCCAGGAGAAGTGCCAGCTGGAGATCAACTTCAACACGCTGCAGACCAAGCTGCGGCTGAGCCACCGGCCTGCCTTCATGCCCTCCGAGGGCAAGCTGGTCTCG GACATCGCCAACGCTTGGCGGGGGCTGGAGCAGGTGGAAAAGGGCTACGAGGACTGGCTGCTCTCGGAGATCCGGCGCCTGCAGCGACTCCAGCACCTGGCTGAGAAGTTCCGGCAGAAGGCCTCCCTGCATGAAGCCTGGACTCGGG GGAAGGAGGACATGCTGAGCCAGCGCGACTACGAGTCGGCCTCGCTGCAGGAGGTGCGGGCGCTGCTGCGGCGCCACGAGGCCTTCGAGAGCGACCTGGCGGCGCACCAGGACCGCGTGGAGCACATCGCGGCGCTGGCGCAGGAGCTCAA TGAGCTGGACTACCATGAAGCAGCCTTGGTGAACAGCCGCTGCCAGGCCATCTGCGACCAGTGGGACAACCTGGGCACGCTGACCCAGAAGAGGCGGGATGcgctggag CGGATGGAGAAGCTCCTGGAGACCATCGACCAGCTGCAGCTGGAGTTTGCCCGGCGGGCAGCGCCCTTCAACAACTGGCTGGACGGGGCCGTGGAGGACCTGCAGGACGTGTGGCTGGTGCACTCCGTGGAGGAGACCCAG AGCCTGCTGACAGCCCACGAGCAGTTCAAGGCAACACTGCCCGAGGCTGACCGAGAGCGAGGCGCCATCATGGGCATCCAGGCCGAGATCCAGAAGATCTGCCAGACGTACGGGCTGCGGCCCATCACCACCAGCCCCTACATCAGCCTCAGCCCACAGGACATCAACAATAAGTGGGACAAG ATCCGAAAGCTAGTGCCCAGCCGTGACCAGACACTGCAGGAGGAGCTGGCACGGCAGCAGGTGAACGAGAGGCTCCGGCGACAGTTTGCAGCCCAGGCCAATGCCGTCGGACCCTGGATCCAGGCAAAGGTGGAG gaggtggggaggcTGGCAGCGGGGCTGATCGGCTCTCTGGAGGACCAGATGGCTGGGCTGCGGCAACAGGAGCAGAACATCATCAACTACAAGAGCAACATCGACCGGCTCGAGGGTGACCACCAGCTGCTGCAGGAGAGCCTGGTCTTCGACAATAAGCACACTGTCTACAGCATGGAG CACATCCGCGTGGGCTGGGAGCAGCTGCTCACCTCCATCGCCCGCACCATCAACGAGGTGGAGAACCAGGTGCTGACCCGAGACGCCAAGGGGCTGAGCCAGGAGCAGCTCAATGAGTTCCGGGCATCCTTCAACCACTTTGACAGG AAGCGGAACGGGATGATGGAGCCCGATGACTTCCGAGCTTGCCTCATCTCCATGGGCTACGACCTG GGGGAAGTGGAGTTTGCTCGCATCATGACCATGGTGGACCCCAACGCAGCCGGGGTCGTGACCTTCCAGGCCTTTATTGACTTCATGACCCGAGAGACAGCCGAGACTGACACGGCTGAGCAAGTTGTGGCCTCCTTCAAGATCCTGGCAGGAGACAAG AAGTACATCACCGCCGAGGAGCTGCGCCGCGAGCTCCCCGCCGAGCAGGCCGAGTACTGCATCCGCCGCATGGTGCCCTACAAAGGGTCTGGGGCCCCAGCTGGAGCCCTGGACTATGTGGCCTTCTCCAGTGCCCTCTACGGGGAGAGTGACCTCTGA
- the ACTN3 gene encoding alpha-actinin-3 isoform X3, with protein MEQEEDWDRDLLLDPAWEKQQRKTFTAWCNSHLRKAGTQIENIEEDFRNGLKLMLLLEVISGERLPRPDKGKMRFHKIANVNKALDFIASKGVKLVSIGAEEIVDGNLKMTLGMIWTIILRFAIQDISVEETSAKEGLLLWCQRKTAPYRNVNVQNFHTSWKDGLALCALIHRHRPDLIDYAKLRKDDPVGNLNTAFEVAEKYLDIPKMLDAEDIVNTPKPDEKAVMTYVSCFYHAFAGAEQAETAANRICKVLAVNQENEKLMEEYEKLASELLEWIRRTVPWLENRVGEPSMSAMQRKLEDFRDYRRLHKPPRVQEKCQLEINFNTLQTKLRLSHRPAFMPSEGKLVSDIANAWRGLEQVEKGYEDWLLSEIRRLQRLQHLAEKFRQKASLHEAWTRGKEDMLSQRDYESASLQEVRALLRRHEAFESDLAAHQDRVEHIAALAQELNELDYHEAALVNSRCQAICDQWDNLGTLTQKRRDALERMEKLLETIDQLQLEFARRAAPFNNWLDGAVEDLQDVWLVHSVEETQSLLTAHEQFKATLPEADRERGAIMGIQAEIQKICQTYGLRPITTSPYISLSPQDINNKWDKIRKLVPSRDQTLQEELARQQVNERLRRQFAAQANAVGPWIQAKVEEVGRLAAGLIGSLEDQMAGLRQQEQNIINYKSNIDRLEGDHQLLQESLVFDNKHTVYSMEHIRVGWEQLLTSIARTINEVENQVLTRDAKGLSQEQLNEFRASFNHFDRKRNGMMEPDDFRACLISMGYDLVSALDGEVEFARIMTMVDPNAAGVVTFQAFIDFMTRETAETDTAEQVVASFKILAGDKKYITAEELRRELPAEQAEYCIRRMVPYKGSGAPAGALDYVAFSSALYGESDL; from the exons ATGGAACAGGAGGAAGACTGGGACCGCGACCTGCTGCTGGACCCGGCCTGGGAGAAGCAGCAGCGGAAA ACCTTCACTGCGTGGTGTAACTCACACCTGCGCAAGGCAGGCACCCAGATTGAGAACATCGAGGAAGATTTCCGCAATGGCCTCAAACTCATGCTTCTCCTGGAGGTCATTTCAG GAGAGAGGCTGCCCAGGCCAGACAAAGGCAAGATGCGCTTCCACAAAATCGCCAATGTCAACAAAGCCCTGGACTTCATTGCCAGCAAGGGGGTTAAGCTGGTGTCCATTGGTGCTGAAG AGATCGTTGACGGGAACCTGAAGATGACCCTGGGCATGATCTGGACCATCATCCTCCGCTTCGCCATCCAGGACATCTCTGTGGAGG agaCCTCGGCCAAGGAAGGCTTGCTCCTGTGGTGCCAGCGGAAGACAGCGCCATACCGCAATGTCAACGTGCAGAACTTCCACACCAG CTGGAAGGACGGCCTGGCCCTCTGTGCTCTCATCCACCGACACCGCCCCGACCTCATCGACTACGCCAAACTGCGCAAG GATGACCCTGTTGGCAACCTGAACACTGCCTTTGAGGTGGCAGAGAAATACCTGGACATCCCCAAGATGCTGGATGCAGAAG ACATCGTGAACACCCCAAAGCCAGACGAGAAGGCTGTCATGACCTACGTGTCCTGCTTCTACCATGCCTTTGCCGGGGCTGAGCAG GCAGAGACTGCTGCCAACAGGATCTGCAAGGTGCTGGCCGTGAACCAGGAAAACGAGAAGCTGATGGAGGAGTACGAGAAGCTCGCCAGCGAG cTGCTGGAGTGGATCCGCCGCACTGTCCCATGGCTGGAGAACCGTGTGGGCGAGCCCAGCATGAGTGCCATGCAGCGCAAGCTGGAGGACTTTCGGGACTACCGGCGCCTGCACAAGCCGCCCCGAGTCCAGGAGAAGTGCCAGCTGGAGATCAACTTCAACACGCTGCAGACCAAGCTGCGGCTGAGCCACCGGCCTGCCTTCATGCCCTCCGAGGGCAAGCTGGTCTCG GACATCGCCAACGCTTGGCGGGGGCTGGAGCAGGTGGAAAAGGGCTACGAGGACTGGCTGCTCTCGGAGATCCGGCGCCTGCAGCGACTCCAGCACCTGGCTGAGAAGTTCCGGCAGAAGGCCTCCCTGCATGAAGCCTGGACTCGGG GGAAGGAGGACATGCTGAGCCAGCGCGACTACGAGTCGGCCTCGCTGCAGGAGGTGCGGGCGCTGCTGCGGCGCCACGAGGCCTTCGAGAGCGACCTGGCGGCGCACCAGGACCGCGTGGAGCACATCGCGGCGCTGGCGCAGGAGCTCAA TGAGCTGGACTACCATGAAGCAGCCTTGGTGAACAGCCGCTGCCAGGCCATCTGCGACCAGTGGGACAACCTGGGCACGCTGACCCAGAAGAGGCGGGATGcgctggag CGGATGGAGAAGCTCCTGGAGACCATCGACCAGCTGCAGCTGGAGTTTGCCCGGCGGGCAGCGCCCTTCAACAACTGGCTGGACGGGGCCGTGGAGGACCTGCAGGACGTGTGGCTGGTGCACTCCGTGGAGGAGACCCAG AGCCTGCTGACAGCCCACGAGCAGTTCAAGGCAACACTGCCCGAGGCTGACCGAGAGCGAGGCGCCATCATGGGCATCCAGGCCGAGATCCAGAAGATCTGCCAGACGTACGGGCTGCGGCCCATCACCACCAGCCCCTACATCAGCCTCAGCCCACAGGACATCAACAATAAGTGGGACAAG ATCCGAAAGCTAGTGCCCAGCCGTGACCAGACACTGCAGGAGGAGCTGGCACGGCAGCAGGTGAACGAGAGGCTCCGGCGACAGTTTGCAGCCCAGGCCAATGCCGTCGGACCCTGGATCCAGGCAAAGGTGGAG gaggtggggaggcTGGCAGCGGGGCTGATCGGCTCTCTGGAGGACCAGATGGCTGGGCTGCGGCAACAGGAGCAGAACATCATCAACTACAAGAGCAACATCGACCGGCTCGAGGGTGACCACCAGCTGCTGCAGGAGAGCCTGGTCTTCGACAATAAGCACACTGTCTACAGCATGGAG CACATCCGCGTGGGCTGGGAGCAGCTGCTCACCTCCATCGCCCGCACCATCAACGAGGTGGAGAACCAGGTGCTGACCCGAGACGCCAAGGGGCTGAGCCAGGAGCAGCTCAATGAGTTCCGGGCATCCTTCAACCACTTTGACAGG AAGCGGAACGGGATGATGGAGCCCGATGACTTCCGAGCTTGCCTCATCTCCATGGGCTACGACCTGGTGAGTGCCCTGGAC GGGGAAGTGGAGTTTGCTCGCATCATGACCATGGTGGACCCCAACGCAGCCGGGGTCGTGACCTTCCAGGCCTTTATTGACTTCATGACCCGAGAGACAGCCGAGACTGACACGGCTGAGCAAGTTGTGGCCTCCTTCAAGATCCTGGCAGGAGACAAG AAGTACATCACCGCCGAGGAGCTGCGCCGCGAGCTCCCCGCCGAGCAGGCCGAGTACTGCATCCGCCGCATGGTGCCCTACAAAGGGTCTGGGGCCCCAGCTGGAGCCCTGGACTATGTGGCCTTCTCCAGTGCCCTCTACGGGGAGAGTGACCTCTGA
- the ACTN3 gene encoding alpha-actinin-3 isoform X4, translating into MEQEEDWDRDLLLDPAWEKQQRKAETAANRICKVLAVNQENEKLMEEYEKLASELLEWIRRTVPWLENRVGEPSMSAMQRKLEDFRDYRRLHKPPRVQEKCQLEINFNTLQTKLRLSHRPAFMPSEGKLVSDIANAWRGLEQVEKGYEDWLLSEIRRLQRLQHLAEKFRQKASLHEAWTRGKEDMLSQRDYESASLQEVRALLRRHEAFESDLAAHQDRVEHIAALAQELNELDYHEAALVNSRCQAICDQWDNLGTLTQKRRDALERMEKLLETIDQLQLEFARRAAPFNNWLDGAVEDLQDVWLVHSVEETQSLLTAHEQFKATLPEADRERGAIMGIQAEIQKICQTYGLRPITTSPYISLSPQDINNKWDKIRKLVPSRDQTLQEELARQQVNERLRRQFAAQANAVGPWIQAKVEEVGRLAAGLIGSLEDQMAGLRQQEQNIINYKSNIDRLEGDHQLLQESLVFDNKHTVYSMEHIRVGWEQLLTSIARTINEVENQVLTRDAKGLSQEQLNEFRASFNHFDRKRNGMMEPDDFRACLISMGYDLVSALDGEVEFARIMTMVDPNAAGVVTFQAFIDFMTRETAETDTAEQVVASFKILAGDKKYITAEELRRELPAEQAEYCIRRMVPYKGSGAPAGALDYVAFSSALYGESDL; encoded by the exons ATGGAACAGGAGGAAGACTGGGACCGCGACCTGCTGCTGGACCCGGCCTGGGAGAAGCAGCAGCGGAAA GCAGAGACTGCTGCCAACAGGATCTGCAAGGTGCTGGCCGTGAACCAGGAAAACGAGAAGCTGATGGAGGAGTACGAGAAGCTCGCCAGCGAG cTGCTGGAGTGGATCCGCCGCACTGTCCCATGGCTGGAGAACCGTGTGGGCGAGCCCAGCATGAGTGCCATGCAGCGCAAGCTGGAGGACTTTCGGGACTACCGGCGCCTGCACAAGCCGCCCCGAGTCCAGGAGAAGTGCCAGCTGGAGATCAACTTCAACACGCTGCAGACCAAGCTGCGGCTGAGCCACCGGCCTGCCTTCATGCCCTCCGAGGGCAAGCTGGTCTCG GACATCGCCAACGCTTGGCGGGGGCTGGAGCAGGTGGAAAAGGGCTACGAGGACTGGCTGCTCTCGGAGATCCGGCGCCTGCAGCGACTCCAGCACCTGGCTGAGAAGTTCCGGCAGAAGGCCTCCCTGCATGAAGCCTGGACTCGGG GGAAGGAGGACATGCTGAGCCAGCGCGACTACGAGTCGGCCTCGCTGCAGGAGGTGCGGGCGCTGCTGCGGCGCCACGAGGCCTTCGAGAGCGACCTGGCGGCGCACCAGGACCGCGTGGAGCACATCGCGGCGCTGGCGCAGGAGCTCAA TGAGCTGGACTACCATGAAGCAGCCTTGGTGAACAGCCGCTGCCAGGCCATCTGCGACCAGTGGGACAACCTGGGCACGCTGACCCAGAAGAGGCGGGATGcgctggag CGGATGGAGAAGCTCCTGGAGACCATCGACCAGCTGCAGCTGGAGTTTGCCCGGCGGGCAGCGCCCTTCAACAACTGGCTGGACGGGGCCGTGGAGGACCTGCAGGACGTGTGGCTGGTGCACTCCGTGGAGGAGACCCAG AGCCTGCTGACAGCCCACGAGCAGTTCAAGGCAACACTGCCCGAGGCTGACCGAGAGCGAGGCGCCATCATGGGCATCCAGGCCGAGATCCAGAAGATCTGCCAGACGTACGGGCTGCGGCCCATCACCACCAGCCCCTACATCAGCCTCAGCCCACAGGACATCAACAATAAGTGGGACAAG ATCCGAAAGCTAGTGCCCAGCCGTGACCAGACACTGCAGGAGGAGCTGGCACGGCAGCAGGTGAACGAGAGGCTCCGGCGACAGTTTGCAGCCCAGGCCAATGCCGTCGGACCCTGGATCCAGGCAAAGGTGGAG gaggtggggaggcTGGCAGCGGGGCTGATCGGCTCTCTGGAGGACCAGATGGCTGGGCTGCGGCAACAGGAGCAGAACATCATCAACTACAAGAGCAACATCGACCGGCTCGAGGGTGACCACCAGCTGCTGCAGGAGAGCCTGGTCTTCGACAATAAGCACACTGTCTACAGCATGGAG CACATCCGCGTGGGCTGGGAGCAGCTGCTCACCTCCATCGCCCGCACCATCAACGAGGTGGAGAACCAGGTGCTGACCCGAGACGCCAAGGGGCTGAGCCAGGAGCAGCTCAATGAGTTCCGGGCATCCTTCAACCACTTTGACAGG AAGCGGAACGGGATGATGGAGCCCGATGACTTCCGAGCTTGCCTCATCTCCATGGGCTACGACCTGGTGAGTGCCCTGGAC GGGGAAGTGGAGTTTGCTCGCATCATGACCATGGTGGACCCCAACGCAGCCGGGGTCGTGACCTTCCAGGCCTTTATTGACTTCATGACCCGAGAGACAGCCGAGACTGACACGGCTGAGCAAGTTGTGGCCTCCTTCAAGATCCTGGCAGGAGACAAG AAGTACATCACCGCCGAGGAGCTGCGCCGCGAGCTCCCCGCCGAGCAGGCCGAGTACTGCATCCGCCGCATGGTGCCCTACAAAGGGTCTGGGGCCCCAGCTGGAGCCCTGGACTATGTGGCCTTCTCCAGTGCCCTCTACGGGGAGAGTGACCTCTGA
- the ACTN3 gene encoding alpha-actinin-3 isoform X1, with translation MMMVMQPEGLGAGERPFMGGGGGGEYMEQEEDWDRDLLLDPAWEKQQRKTFTAWCNSHLRKAGTQIENIEEDFRNGLKLMLLLEVISGERLPRPDKGKMRFHKIANVNKALDFIASKGVKLVSIGAEEIVDGNLKMTLGMIWTIILRFAIQDISVEETSAKEGLLLWCQRKTAPYRNVNVQNFHTSWKDGLALCALIHRHRPDLIDYAKLRKDDPVGNLNTAFEVAEKYLDIPKMLDAEDIVNTPKPDEKAVMTYVSCFYHAFAGAEQAETAANRICKVLAVNQENEKLMEEYEKLASELLEWIRRTVPWLENRVGEPSMSAMQRKLEDFRDYRRLHKPPRVQEKCQLEINFNTLQTKLRLSHRPAFMPSEGKLVSDIANAWRGLEQVEKGYEDWLLSEIRRLQRLQHLAEKFRQKASLHEAWTRGKEDMLSQRDYESASLQEVRALLRRHEAFESDLAAHQDRVEHIAALAQELNELDYHEAALVNSRCQAICDQWDNLGTLTQKRRDALERMEKLLETIDQLQLEFARRAAPFNNWLDGAVEDLQDVWLVHSVEETQSLLTAHEQFKATLPEADRERGAIMGIQAEIQKICQTYGLRPITTSPYISLSPQDINNKWDKIRKLVPSRDQTLQEELARQQVNERLRRQFAAQANAVGPWIQAKVEEVGRLAAGLIGSLEDQMAGLRQQEQNIINYKSNIDRLEGDHQLLQESLVFDNKHTVYSMEHIRVGWEQLLTSIARTINEVENQVLTRDAKGLSQEQLNEFRASFNHFDRKRNGMMEPDDFRACLISMGYDLGEVEFARIMTMVDPNAAGVVTFQAFIDFMTRETAETDTAEQVVASFKILAGDKKYITAEELRRELPAEQAEYCIRRMVPYKGSGAPAGALDYVAFSSALYGESDL, from the exons ATGATGATGGTTATGCAGCCCGAGGGTCTGGGGGCCGGAGAGAGGCCCTTCatgggcggcggcgggggcggcgagTACATGGAACAGGAGGAAGACTGGGACCGCGACCTGCTGCTGGACCCGGCCTGGGAGAAGCAGCAGCGGAAA ACCTTCACTGCGTGGTGTAACTCACACCTGCGCAAGGCAGGCACCCAGATTGAGAACATCGAGGAAGATTTCCGCAATGGCCTCAAACTCATGCTTCTCCTGGAGGTCATTTCAG GAGAGAGGCTGCCCAGGCCAGACAAAGGCAAGATGCGCTTCCACAAAATCGCCAATGTCAACAAAGCCCTGGACTTCATTGCCAGCAAGGGGGTTAAGCTGGTGTCCATTGGTGCTGAAG AGATCGTTGACGGGAACCTGAAGATGACCCTGGGCATGATCTGGACCATCATCCTCCGCTTCGCCATCCAGGACATCTCTGTGGAGG agaCCTCGGCCAAGGAAGGCTTGCTCCTGTGGTGCCAGCGGAAGACAGCGCCATACCGCAATGTCAACGTGCAGAACTTCCACACCAG CTGGAAGGACGGCCTGGCCCTCTGTGCTCTCATCCACCGACACCGCCCCGACCTCATCGACTACGCCAAACTGCGCAAG GATGACCCTGTTGGCAACCTGAACACTGCCTTTGAGGTGGCAGAGAAATACCTGGACATCCCCAAGATGCTGGATGCAGAAG ACATCGTGAACACCCCAAAGCCAGACGAGAAGGCTGTCATGACCTACGTGTCCTGCTTCTACCATGCCTTTGCCGGGGCTGAGCAG GCAGAGACTGCTGCCAACAGGATCTGCAAGGTGCTGGCCGTGAACCAGGAAAACGAGAAGCTGATGGAGGAGTACGAGAAGCTCGCCAGCGAG cTGCTGGAGTGGATCCGCCGCACTGTCCCATGGCTGGAGAACCGTGTGGGCGAGCCCAGCATGAGTGCCATGCAGCGCAAGCTGGAGGACTTTCGGGACTACCGGCGCCTGCACAAGCCGCCCCGAGTCCAGGAGAAGTGCCAGCTGGAGATCAACTTCAACACGCTGCAGACCAAGCTGCGGCTGAGCCACCGGCCTGCCTTCATGCCCTCCGAGGGCAAGCTGGTCTCG GACATCGCCAACGCTTGGCGGGGGCTGGAGCAGGTGGAAAAGGGCTACGAGGACTGGCTGCTCTCGGAGATCCGGCGCCTGCAGCGACTCCAGCACCTGGCTGAGAAGTTCCGGCAGAAGGCCTCCCTGCATGAAGCCTGGACTCGGG GGAAGGAGGACATGCTGAGCCAGCGCGACTACGAGTCGGCCTCGCTGCAGGAGGTGCGGGCGCTGCTGCGGCGCCACGAGGCCTTCGAGAGCGACCTGGCGGCGCACCAGGACCGCGTGGAGCACATCGCGGCGCTGGCGCAGGAGCTCAA TGAGCTGGACTACCATGAAGCAGCCTTGGTGAACAGCCGCTGCCAGGCCATCTGCGACCAGTGGGACAACCTGGGCACGCTGACCCAGAAGAGGCGGGATGcgctggag CGGATGGAGAAGCTCCTGGAGACCATCGACCAGCTGCAGCTGGAGTTTGCCCGGCGGGCAGCGCCCTTCAACAACTGGCTGGACGGGGCCGTGGAGGACCTGCAGGACGTGTGGCTGGTGCACTCCGTGGAGGAGACCCAG AGCCTGCTGACAGCCCACGAGCAGTTCAAGGCAACACTGCCCGAGGCTGACCGAGAGCGAGGCGCCATCATGGGCATCCAGGCCGAGATCCAGAAGATCTGCCAGACGTACGGGCTGCGGCCCATCACCACCAGCCCCTACATCAGCCTCAGCCCACAGGACATCAACAATAAGTGGGACAAG ATCCGAAAGCTAGTGCCCAGCCGTGACCAGACACTGCAGGAGGAGCTGGCACGGCAGCAGGTGAACGAGAGGCTCCGGCGACAGTTTGCAGCCCAGGCCAATGCCGTCGGACCCTGGATCCAGGCAAAGGTGGAG gaggtggggaggcTGGCAGCGGGGCTGATCGGCTCTCTGGAGGACCAGATGGCTGGGCTGCGGCAACAGGAGCAGAACATCATCAACTACAAGAGCAACATCGACCGGCTCGAGGGTGACCACCAGCTGCTGCAGGAGAGCCTGGTCTTCGACAATAAGCACACTGTCTACAGCATGGAG CACATCCGCGTGGGCTGGGAGCAGCTGCTCACCTCCATCGCCCGCACCATCAACGAGGTGGAGAACCAGGTGCTGACCCGAGACGCCAAGGGGCTGAGCCAGGAGCAGCTCAATGAGTTCCGGGCATCCTTCAACCACTTTGACAGG AAGCGGAACGGGATGATGGAGCCCGATGACTTCCGAGCTTGCCTCATCTCCATGGGCTACGACCTG GGGGAAGTGGAGTTTGCTCGCATCATGACCATGGTGGACCCCAACGCAGCCGGGGTCGTGACCTTCCAGGCCTTTATTGACTTCATGACCCGAGAGACAGCCGAGACTGACACGGCTGAGCAAGTTGTGGCCTCCTTCAAGATCCTGGCAGGAGACAAG AAGTACATCACCGCCGAGGAGCTGCGCCGCGAGCTCCCCGCCGAGCAGGCCGAGTACTGCATCCGCCGCATGGTGCCCTACAAAGGGTCTGGGGCCCCAGCTGGAGCCCTGGACTATGTGGCCTTCTCCAGTGCCCTCTACGGGGAGAGTGACCTCTGA
- the ZDHHC24 gene encoding probable palmitoyltransferase ZDHHC24 — MGQPWAAGVAEGTPARLPLVLTALWAAAVGLELAYVLVLGPGPPPLGPLARALQLALAAFQLLNLLGNVGLFLRSDPSIRGVMLAGRGLGQGWAYCYQCQSQVPPRSGHCSACRVCILRRDHHCRLLGRCVGFGNYRPFLCLLLHAAGVLLHISVLLGPALSALLRAHTPLHTAALLLLPWLMLLTGRVSLAQFALAFVTDTCVAGALLCGAGLLFHGMLLLRGQTTWEWARGQHSYDLGPCHNLQAALGPRWVLVWLWPFLASPLPGDGITFQTKADVAS, encoded by the exons ATGGGGCAGCCCTGGGCGGCTGGGGTCGCGGAGGGGACGCCCGCGCGGCTGCCTCTCGTGCTCACGGCGCTGTGGGCCGCGGCCGTGGGCCTGGAGCTGGCTTACGTGCTGGTGCTGGGTCCCGGGCCGCCCCCGCTGGGACCCCTGGCCCGGGCCTTGCAGCTCGCGCTGGCCGCCTTCCAGCTGCTTAACCTGCTGGGCAACGTGGGGCTCTTCCTGCGCTCGGATCCCAGCATCCGGGGCGTGATGCTGGCCGGCCGcggcctgggccagggctgggc TTACTGCTACCAGTGCCAAAGCCAGGTGCCGCCACGCAGTGGGCACTGCTCTGCCTGCCGAGTCTGCATCCTGCGTCGGGACCACCACTGCCGCCTGCTGGGCCGCTGCGTGGGCTTCGGCAACTACCGGCCTTTCCTGTGCCTGCTGCTTCATGCCGCCGGCGTCCTGCTCCACATCTCTGTGCTGCTGGGCCCTGCCCTGTCAGCCCTGCTGCGAGCCCACACGCCCCTCCACACGGccgccctcctcctgctcccctggcTCATGCTGCTCACAG GCAGAGTGTCTCTGGCACAGTTCGCCCTGGCCTTCGTGACAGACACGTGCGTGGCGGGCGCGCTGCTGTGTGGGGCTGGGCTGCTCTTCCACGGGATGCTGCTGCTGCGGGGCCAGACCACATGGGAGTGGGCTCGGGGCCAGCACTCTTATGACCTGGGCCCCTGCCACAACCTGCAGGCAGCCTTGGGGCCCCGCTGGGTCCTGGTGTGGCTCTGGCCCTTCCTGGCCTCCCCATTGCCTGGGGATGGCATCACCTTCCAAACCAAAGCTGATGTGGCCTCCTGA